Within the Desulfovibrio sp. genome, the region GAGGATGGGCGGTGCGTAAAAAAGATTCGGTGCAGCAGGAACAGGAAAGCCCGTTGATCCAGAGCACCGGCAGACGGGGTTTGGTGGAGAGGGCCTGGGCAATGGCCAGATCCGCGCCGGGGCCAAGCCCCATGGCAACGGCGGTGAGCGCACAGAATTTCATAAAATCTCTGCGGCTTACGCCCTTATTTCGTAAAACCTCGGCGGTTGTTTCAAGACGTGCCATAGTTACCTCAACGCTTGCTGGTTGGAAGTGAACCGTGAGGGGGGATGCAGGAAGGAGGGAAGCGGTCCGGCTTCCCCAGACCAGATTAACTTTGAAATGCTTCACATTTCAAAGTTTTCATTCAGCCGGAAAATGCGATTTGCGGCTGAATCTACGCCACGTTGTGGCGGGCTGCACTCTTGTGCAGCGATAGAGCATGTAAGCTTTTTCAAAGCTACAATGCTCTATGTCATAAAAGCTACTGTTAAGGTTATAGTTCGACTTGCCCAAAGGCAAGAGAAAAATAATATTACGCACTTGCGATCACAATTGCCGATTTATATGAGAGCATAATACATAAAAATAAACAAATAATTAAATATAGATATGTAGATATGTGCGATGTGATCTGGTGTTTGCGGCGCAAAAAAAGGGGGGCCAAAGCCCCCCTCTGATCAACGCAGGCACGTGTGGCTGCCTGTGGCGTCCCCCCATTCAGGGTATTAATCTTCAGCGCCTTCTTCACCTTCAAACTTGATGAAGCCGGGCTCCACGTTGGTCATGGCGTTGACAATCAATTCCACCAGACCGCCGTAGGCGAAGTTGTTCTTGGTATACAGATCGTTGTGCTCAAGGATTTCGCGAATCTGGCCCTTGCAGTTGGAGCAGGGGGCGCAGATGTACTTACGGGTTTCGGGGCCAAGGCAATCCTTGAAGGCTTCGGCGATCTGCCACATCTTTTTGCGGCCAGAGATGTTGCCGCGCCATTGTTCGATGTTGTTGCGCGTCATGATGGCAAAGCCGGAACCGCCGCCGCAGCAGTAGTTGTCCACGCCGTGGTGGGGCATTTCACGGAACTGGGGCGCGATCTTGCGGATGATTTCGCGCTGGGGCTCAACAATGCCCATGAGGCGCACCACGTTGCAGGGGTCGTGCAGGGTAACGGGAAAGTTATTGCGCGAGGGGTCAAGCTTGAGGCGGCCGCTCATGACAATGTCGCGCAGGGTGACATAGCAGCTTTCGCGCGGCACCTGGTATTCAAAGGGAATGACGCGGTCGGCAATAACCGTCAGGGCTTTGTGGGCATGGCCGCATTCGCCAATGACGATCTTTTTCACGCCCAGTTCCTTGGCGGCCATCATGTGCTGCAGGGCGATGCGGGCGGTCTGGGCGTCGTCATAGAACACGCCGTAGTTCACGCCGTCATAGGCCAGTGCCTTGCTGGAAAGCGTCCATGACAGGCCCGCTTCCTGAAAGATGAGGGAGAAGGAAGCGATATTTTCTGGCCAGGCCATGATTTCACCGGCATTGTGCAGCAGCATGATGTCCGCGCCCTGCACGTCAAAGGGCGTATGGATGCCCACGCCGGTGATTTCCGTGTAGTCTTCGTCGATGAATTCGACGTTTTCTTTGACCACTTCAGGCGTCATGCCCGTGGAGGAACCGGCCTTCATGTGGTTCATAGTGCCGCGTTCGTGCAGTTCGCGGGGGTAGATGCCCATTTCCTGGCTGAACAGCTTGCGGATTTCGCGGGCCAGCAGGCCGTTGTCAACGCCGATGGGACAGGTCTG harbors:
- a CDS encoding (Fe-S)-binding protein, which translates into the protein MKDNLRLTDVSTVEGQMVSIDLKEIPELAVDMHTMPWKPFTDEQKENTACILDEVSVLNIPKPKSREEEEELVNKFLSGMRKLFTKENNWTFLPMLETSMDYCAQCNSCSEACHLYEMSGENEMYRPNFRSEIFRRIYKQYVKKEPLAKWRYGDMDLNWKTVARLGELAYRCNLCRRCAQTCPIGVDNGLLAREIRKLFSQEMGIYPRELHERGTMNHMKAGSSTGMTPEVVKENVEFIDEDYTEITGVGIHTPFDVQGADIMLLHNAGEIMAWPENIASFSLIFQEAGLSWTLSSKALAYDGVNYGVFYDDAQTARIALQHMMAAKELGVKKIVIGECGHAHKALTVIADRVIPFEYQVPRESCYVTLRDIVMSGRLKLDPSRNNFPVTLHDPCNVVRLMGIVEPQREIIRKIAPQFREMPHHGVDNYCCGGGSGFAIMTRNNIEQWRGNISGRKKMWQIAEAFKDCLGPETRKYICAPCSNCKGQIREILEHNDLYTKNNFAYGGLVELIVNAMTNVEPGFIKFEGEEGAED